In Candidatus Mycalebacterium zealandia, one DNA window encodes the following:
- the ald gene encoding alanine dehydrogenase, whose translation MKIGIPKEVKTSEFRVALTPRAIRTFTEAGHETIVEKSAGNGVGITDEQYSSAGAQIAQSAAEVFEEASLIVKVKEPQESEYTLITEKHTLFCYLHLAAEPRLTEALVASGSRAIAFETVQTADGALPLLEPMSLIAGRISAQIGAAYLQKDNDGKGVLLGGVPGVRPAKTLVVGGGIVGGGAAEVALGMGSEVTVIDKNPAKLTLFHERFGGRVKTLPSYNSLINEECARSDLVVGAVLVPGLVAPKVITAEAIAAMEDGSVFTDVSIDQGGCSETSRPTSHTDPVYKTSGVTHYCVTNIPSLAARTATYALSGKIMPYALKIAGGGENEALRKGVNIENGKLLIDLGL comes from the coding sequence ATGAAAATAGGAATTCCAAAAGAGGTGAAAACCTCTGAATTCAGAGTCGCCCTGACCCCGCGCGCCATACGCACATTTACCGAAGCGGGGCACGAAACAATCGTTGAAAAATCCGCGGGAAACGGGGTGGGAATAACCGACGAGCAATACTCCTCGGCGGGCGCGCAAATCGCGCAATCGGCGGCGGAGGTTTTTGAAGAGGCGTCTTTGATTGTAAAGGTCAAAGAACCGCAGGAAAGCGAATATACGCTTATCACCGAAAAGCACACACTTTTCTGCTATCTGCATCTCGCGGCGGAACCGCGCCTGACCGAAGCCCTTGTTGCTTCGGGCTCCAGAGCGATCGCTTTTGAAACCGTGCAAACCGCAGACGGCGCGTTGCCGTTACTGGAGCCGATGAGCCTTATAGCGGGAAGAATTTCCGCACAGATAGGGGCGGCGTATCTACAAAAAGACAATGACGGCAAAGGAGTTCTGCTCGGCGGCGTTCCGGGAGTGCGCCCCGCGAAAACTCTTGTGGTGGGCGGCGGAATAGTGGGCGGCGGCGCGGCGGAAGTCGCACTTGGCATGGGCTCGGAGGTTACGGTCATAGACAAAAACCCGGCAAAACTCACGCTTTTTCACGAGCGGTTTGGAGGCAGAGTTAAAACGCTGCCGTCATACAATTCGCTCATAAATGAGGAGTGCGCGCGGTCTGACCTTGTTGTGGGCGCGGTTCTTGTTCCGGGTCTCGTGGCGCCAAAAGTAATAACCGCCGAAGCAATCGCGGCGATGGAAGACGGCTCGGTTTTCACCGATGTTTCAATAGACCAGGGAGGCTGTTCGGAAACAAGCCGCCCCACTTCTCACACCGACCCCGTTTACAAAACAAGCGGTGTAACGCACTACTGCGTAACAAACATTCCCTCTCTCGCGGCGAGAACGGCGACCTACGCCCTTTCGGGCAAAATTATGCCGTATGCGCTGAAAATCGCGGGCGGCGGCGAGAATGAAGCTCTGCGAAAAGGCGTGAATATTGAAAACGGAAAACTGCTTATAGATTTGGGACTGTAA
- the bamD gene encoding outer membrane protein assembly factor BamD, producing the protein MLQKRTFFTLAAAALILCSCGGGADYSAMTAEQMFTRSSEIADKGASSYEHALDILQELQIRHGFSSYAPLASLKTADIYFADEKFQSAADQYKRFIADNPKHPGREHALLGLSESFYRMKESYTRDQEPCKQAIYWYQSLLSYHPETEHKDSALEKIGFCNETLAESELEIGKFYLRRKHYEAARRRFTYVAKNFPQTESAAQSTGLLASLPPEEKDSDENTRDVR; encoded by the coding sequence ATGCTTCAAAAACGAACTTTTTTCACGCTCGCGGCCGCCGCGCTGATACTTTGCTCATGCGGGGGCGGCGCGGACTATTCGGCAATGACGGCCGAGCAGATGTTCACTCGGTCATCCGAAATCGCGGACAAAGGCGCATCTTCTTACGAACACGCCCTTGACATACTTCAAGAGTTGCAGATACGGCACGGCTTCAGTTCTTACGCGCCGCTTGCTTCGTTGAAAACCGCCGACATCTACTTCGCCGATGAAAAGTTTCAGAGCGCCGCGGACCAGTATAAGAGATTCATCGCGGACAATCCCAAACACCCGGGGCGCGAACACGCGCTTTTAGGACTTTCGGAGAGTTTTTACAGGATGAAGGAATCATACACAAGGGATCAGGAACCGTGCAAACAGGCCATTTACTGGTATCAGTCGCTACTGTCATATCACCCCGAAACGGAGCACAAAGACAGCGCGCTTGAGAAAATAGGCTTCTGCAATGAAACACTGGCTGAAAGCGAACTGGAAATAGGAAAGTTCTACCTGAGGCGCAAACACTACGAAGCGGCGCGGCGCAGATTCACCTATGTGGCAAAAAACTTTCCGCAGACCGAATCGGCGGCGCAATCCACCGGGTTGCTCGCCTCACTGCCTCCAGAAGAGAAAGACTCCGATGAGAATACGCGGGACGTCCGGTAG
- the mtnA gene encoding S-methyl-5-thioribose-1-phosphate isomerase has product MPFRTIEWKNGAAVILDQRKLPGEKTYLECKTHKQVAEAIRSMAIRGAPAIGIAAAMGYALGAAENKFGTKREFARKMARVSETLAQTRPTAVNLFWALERMGKLLSSNPESEPGKIAEILRAEAIAICDEDLNLCKKIGKTGEPLIKNGATVMTHCNAGGLATAGYGTALGVLRAARDSGKEINVISSETRPLLQGARLTAWELSDDGIPVRVITDTAAGYVMKNGGVDAVIVGADRIASNGDVANKIGTYQLSVLAKHHGIAFYVAAPWSTVDMNCASGKDIPIEQRDEREVSHIGRTRTAAKGAKIMNPAFDITPAENIDCIITDRGIVKPPCRENMEKLQPTFSISS; this is encoded by the coding sequence ATGCCTTTCAGAACAATTGAATGGAAAAACGGCGCGGCGGTCATTCTTGACCAGAGAAAATTGCCCGGAGAAAAAACCTATCTTGAGTGTAAAACTCACAAGCAGGTTGCCGAGGCAATACGCTCAATGGCAATAAGAGGCGCTCCCGCGATTGGCATCGCGGCGGCGATGGGATACGCCCTCGGCGCGGCGGAAAACAAGTTCGGGACAAAACGGGAATTTGCAAGAAAAATGGCGCGAGTGAGTGAAACGCTGGCGCAAACACGCCCCACGGCGGTCAATCTCTTCTGGGCGCTTGAAAGGATGGGAAAATTGCTTTCCTCCAACCCTGAATCGGAGCCCGGGAAAATCGCTGAAATTCTGCGCGCCGAAGCAATCGCCATCTGCGATGAAGACTTGAATCTTTGCAAAAAAATAGGGAAAACCGGAGAGCCGCTCATAAAAAACGGCGCGACCGTTATGACTCACTGCAACGCCGGAGGTCTGGCGACCGCCGGATACGGAACCGCGCTCGGAGTTTTGAGAGCCGCGAGGGACTCGGGCAAGGAAATAAATGTTATCTCATCCGAAACCCGCCCTCTGCTTCAAGGGGCGCGGCTTACGGCATGGGAACTTTCGGATGACGGCATACCGGTTCGGGTCATAACCGACACCGCCGCGGGATACGTTATGAAGAACGGCGGCGTGGATGCGGTTATTGTCGGGGCGGACAGAATTGCCTCAAACGGAGATGTCGCAAACAAGATAGGAACCTATCAACTGTCCGTTCTGGCAAAACACCACGGAATCGCGTTTTACGTCGCCGCGCCATGGTCAACAGTTGATATGAACTGCGCAAGCGGCAAAGACATTCCCATTGAGCAGAGAGACGAACGGGAGGTTTCCCACATCGGACGGACGCGCACCGCCGCGAAAGGCGCGAAAATCATGAATCCGGCTTTTGACATAACGCCCGCCGAAAATATTGACTGCATAATAACGGACAGGGGAATAGTAAAACCGCCGTGCAGAGAGAATATGGAAAAACTTCAGCCGACTTTTTCCATCTCTTCCTGA
- a CDS encoding amino acid carrier protein yields MSLFPKPFSILSAFFALFLPITARAEIDKAIDQAVSPLAEILGKWVFVSVPLFGSDIKIVVAVLIGASIFCTIYFKFINIRGFKHAIDIVSGKTPESSQPGAPGEVSHFQALTTACGATVGLGNIAGVAIAVSQGGPGAAFWMMVAGLFGMSLKFCECTLGVKYRKENPDGSVSGGPMYYLSRGFEEMGMKKLGKVLASLFAVFCVGGAIGAGCLFQANQSFTQFSEISGGGATSGWIFGVVVAIVLGLVIIGGIKQIGRVTSKIVPFMAIVYVGAALVIIGLRFDQVPEALSLIFHGAFTPEGVEGGALGVMIWGFQRAAFSNEAGLGSAAIAHSTVKTNYPATEGLVSLLEPFLDTVVICSITALVIVLTGTYQITDGGMAGIEITSAAFASSISWFPYVLAFAAILFAFSSMISWSYYGLKSWTFLFGETESNKLTFNAIFCVCVAIGSAISLSSVISLSDALIFLMAFVNMIGIFAMINKVKGELKTYKDSTNGF; encoded by the coding sequence ATGTCATTATTCCCGAAACCGTTTTCAATACTTTCAGCGTTTTTCGCGCTGTTTTTACCGATTACGGCGCGCGCGGAAATTGACAAAGCCATTGATCAGGCGGTCAGCCCGCTCGCGGAGATATTGGGGAAATGGGTTTTCGTTTCCGTTCCGCTTTTCGGAAGCGACATCAAAATTGTGGTCGCTGTGCTCATCGGAGCAAGCATTTTCTGCACCATATATTTCAAATTCATAAACATAAGAGGTTTTAAACACGCAATAGATATTGTGAGCGGGAAAACGCCGGAATCATCGCAACCGGGCGCGCCCGGAGAAGTCAGCCACTTTCAGGCGCTCACGACCGCATGCGGAGCAACCGTGGGACTCGGCAACATAGCCGGAGTTGCCATAGCAGTTTCACAAGGCGGTCCCGGGGCGGCATTCTGGATGATGGTGGCGGGGCTGTTTGGAATGTCGCTCAAGTTTTGTGAATGCACTCTGGGAGTTAAATACCGCAAGGAAAATCCGGACGGTTCCGTGTCGGGCGGGCCGATGTATTACCTTTCGCGCGGCTTTGAAGAAATGGGAATGAAAAAACTCGGCAAGGTTCTTGCGTCTTTGTTCGCGGTGTTTTGCGTGGGCGGAGCAATAGGCGCGGGATGCCTTTTTCAGGCGAACCAGTCTTTCACACAGTTCAGCGAGATTTCAGGCGGAGGCGCCACTTCAGGTTGGATTTTCGGAGTGGTTGTCGCCATAGTGCTCGGGCTTGTTATCATCGGCGGAATAAAACAGATAGGTCGCGTAACTTCAAAAATTGTTCCGTTTATGGCGATTGTTTACGTGGGCGCGGCACTTGTGATTATCGGACTCAGATTTGACCAGGTACCCGAAGCGTTGTCGTTGATATTCCATGGCGCCTTCACGCCCGAAGGGGTTGAAGGCGGAGCGTTGGGAGTGATGATATGGGGATTTCAACGAGCCGCTTTCTCCAACGAAGCGGGGCTCGGTTCGGCGGCAATCGCCCACAGCACGGTAAAGACAAACTACCCCGCGACGGAAGGTCTGGTTTCGCTTCTTGAGCCGTTTTTGGACACAGTTGTCATCTGTTCCATAACAGCCCTTGTGATAGTTCTGACCGGCACCTATCAGATTACAGACGGAGGCATGGCGGGAATTGAAATAACATCGGCGGCGTTCGCGTCTTCAATATCGTGGTTCCCGTATGTTCTGGCTTTTGCCGCGATACTCTTCGCTTTCTCCTCAATGATATCGTGGAGTTATTACGGTCTTAAATCCTGGACATTTCTGTTCGGCGAGACTGAAAGCAACAAACTGACCTTCAACGCCATATTTTGCGTCTGCGTGGCAATCGGCTCGGCTATCAGCCTGTCATCGGTTATCAGTTTGTCCGACGCCCTTATCTTTCTTATGGCGTTTGTGAACATGATAGGAATTTTCGCGATGATTAACAAAGTCAAAGGCGAATTGAAAACCTACAAAGACAGCACAAACGGTTTTTAG